GAGCGCAAGCCTTAACGTGTACACGACGACCACGCGCCGCCATTGTGCCAAGTCTTCATAACCTCGTGTCAGAACCGCTGGTGATGTCGGCAGTGGCACGTTAATGCGTTCCAGAGCTTGGAGGCAGTACCTGGTTGCCCAACAGGCAAAGGAATTTAGCCATTAGGCACAGTTCATAAGATTAGCGagtagatgatgatgagatagaGAGTAAGGCtagtacataagggaatacCTCAAAAGAAGATATAAGTGGGGTCACAGTTAAGTAAGGGttaaactacattaaaatttacaaactATCTTACAAATTATGTAACATTCTTACTTTTCAAATGTCATGGTATCTGAGTGTTTGATGCTCCTCACTGGTGCATGCTTTAACTTAGGGTCATGGTCTACTAATATCCTTTCTAAAGCTGCCCTGTATGCATGTATCTGGAAAGAGTTATGATATCAGCAGAATAAATATTCAGCTACTTTATGTAATAAGTCAGTTTTGAAGAAATGAAATACATTTACCTTCAAATCTTCATAATTTCCTTTACACAGCCTCTCACAATACACCTCAATAGCATGACAAGCAATCTCTCTACTTGGGTATGACAGCTTACTATCCAAACTCTTTACATATTTACTCATTGGATACCCTCGATTCTCCCCATCACAGCTCAGCTTCATAAAACAACAACCGACCAcacaaataaacttaatattctCTGAATTTATAAAGTGTTTAAGTAATAACGGTCCTAAGTCACCGCAAGGGTGTAGACCGATCAGACCATAGTTTTTCATGCAGTCTGGTAGAGGGAGATTATGTAGTTGGTCGTGGTTTGATAGTGTCATGTTCAAGTGTAGAGGGCGCCGTAGTTTGCTTAAAGCTTCAGCTGATAAATGCTTTTTAACTGTGTATTCTAGTTGCAAGTCAAGTTTTCTGCAAAAAaggattaatattaattactatttttttatcctaTTAAACCCCATCTGAACTTTTTATTGGACCAActtaacaaattacaaaaaatggagTGTGGGTAAGTTATTGACTTAagtatcaatttattttcatacctaCCAATGGTACAGACCTAGCCTCCTCCGTGAGTTGTCCCTGGCACTCTATCCCAGCTGCATACAAGTCATCTCTGTATGCCAACACTCGTACCAAATGTCCCAAGCCGGAACCAAAGTCTATCACAGAGTTACAATTGCTTTGTAAAGCTGTGTCCACTACCACATCAGCCATCAAGCTAATTTCATGTCTCTTCTTCAATTTAAcgtgttttaaaaacaaattctttaaTTTTGGATGGCTTTTACAACTATCTAAATTAGTTGCAGTAactttattgtttataaattcaatttgtCTCCCTCTAGGTATTGTTAATGCTTCTATAGTTTTGATTAAAGCTAAGAATGATAGTGGAAGTAATTGCTTTGTGGGTCTGTTGCTAAGAATGTGTCCTAATTCTTGTGGGTCCATATGTTCGAAAGTTTCGCGCCACGTATTAGGCAATTTGTTCCAGTGATCATCCACGAAGAAGTCCTACAACAATAGTCATTAAATACTATAATTTCGAAGCCTCTTTGGTCTCTTTCTAAATggtaagtttttcaaaaaagCAGCTCTAAGAGAAACTGTAGTAAATGAGTTAGTATTCAAAAGTGAATGTTCTCTTACCAAAACATATAAATCCAAAAGCCAGTCGTACTTCCGTATAACTTTAAGTGACATTTCGAGATTGGATTTAACGTTTTCTATTTTAGAAGTCATggtaaaataagtattaatgttttatttcatataaatagcAATTCGATATCAACAAATCCACGTTTTCCTCTGTTATGACAGCAACTGTCAAAGTCACTGTCAGAACAGCTGTTTTTTTAGTGGCCTAATGCCTAGTGCAGGCTTAGTCTTTTGACTATACCGCCTAGTCGAATGTCTTTATTTCtcccatttttaaaaaattatcagataagataataaataagCTAAATCTATTGAAAGGTCAATAGATTTAGCTTATTTAACGtcttgaatgccgctaattagagaacaatagataATCAATTATGCGGCGTGCGTAAGGGTCGTGGTggctagtgggtaaaggaccaatctctcaagtatgagggcgcgggttcgatatcaggtcaggcaagtaccaatgcaacttttctaagtcaatggtgtctaagatatacttagagagTTCTATTTActctctaagtatatcttagacaccattgactgtgtttcggatggcacgttaaactgtaggtcccggctgtcattgaacatccttggcagtcgttacgggtagtcagaagccagtaagtctgacaccagtctaaccaaggggtatcgggttgcccgggtaactgggttgaggtggtcagataggcagtcgcttcttgtaaagcactggtactcagctgaatccggttagactggaagccgaccccaacatgattgggaaaaggctcggaggatggtatATCTACGCACCGTCATACAAGGGGTTAATATAGGAGTTTGCTAAAACCGACTCTTACGAGTTCGTATCTGCAGGTGCAGGTAACCAACTCTCTTCCAGATTTGTAGGGACATTCATTTCCAGTGCTACTTTTAATTCTAACAGCGCCATAGGCGAAATTTCTACTTCGCCCTCTTACTACAATTTAAACCCATACgacaaaaaaaccggccaagagcgTGGCGCCGGATAAAAGGGGCGCCGCAAGCGCCTCAAACCAATCCTTATAGTTTAAAGTTTACTTAATCGTGAATTCTCTAAATAAGCGAAAAAATCTCCAAGTACTCACTCCTCTTATGTATTCTTTGTGTGATAACTGTAGTGTCCTATATTTCCTATATAGTATGAAGAATTCTGTTCATCATCTTTGAATTTATCTTGAGTCCCTTGTTGAGTTGTTATATTTAGAGAGGGAATTCACTCTTCAGTTCACTTCGTGATCATCATCCGTCTACCGCCGCGATCAGGGATTCGGTAGGTGGCCATTGtttcaaaacataataataaagaagTAAAAGACAACACGTtccaagtaaaaatatatttaatgataCTAAAGTATTACTATATTTTGGCTTATAAACCAAACACATTACTGTGATCTACATAAATTGGGGGTTCTTACGTTTCAATCTACAGACATAAAATCTCCTAGCACCTTGTACTGggaactttaaatattttaagtccagCTCACACTAGGGACAGCCATAGACATACATTCTTCATCTGAAAAGGAGGTATGATATCGGCTGTCTCTTGTATAAGCAGGCCTTTAATTTTCACAATTAAAACAAATCTATGGCATCTATTATAAGTACAGGTTACTATGGATAGtttcaaaaactattaaaatatgtatctcACAACACatcagtattaaaaaaattaaagtacattaatatttttcttacaaggAATACGGTGCTGGTAGTTCCAATGACATATACTTTCAAACTAGAAGTTATTCTCACTTTTTAATACTTCATTCTAGTTACGAATATATTTTCTGATTAAGCTCAAAATTACCTAATCTACGCAATTCAAAAGTGGCCCTTAGTAGCGTTCCATTGATAAACCATTTTCGTGAATCTGGATAGATTGGCATGGCTATTAAGTTACTCAGGGCTAAGAATATTCCTATATCCCTGGATATGGTTTAGGTCTTACCAATGGAACGCTAAGTTAGTTCATCAGTAATTTACAAAAGGCATCGGAACTGCCAGactaaataatgttaaatatgtTATAAAGACTCCTTGAATAACTTCACACGACATTTATTATTACACACATAAtatcagaaatattatttacattaaattgaTATGACTGATGATGAGAGATAAATGCGTTgcttatattttcaattttaaattccgATTTATTGGTGGTTCAAACATTgccaattaataaaaacaaagaaaacaatctCAATCAATGGACGGACATACAAtcacaattaaaatattcataaaaccaTAAAAACATAGACTTAAAGATTTGGAAATGTGTCAACattaataatgaataaaaatatacatattatcagATTTGTTAAAACATTGAATTGCAATATaatcatttcattaaattattaaaaatagagaaaaaaatgaAAGTTTTGAAATCCGAATACACAGATGTCGgaattatgcaaataaaaaaattcaatgcATATGTatgctttaaatatttgtttacagttttgattacattataaaaaagtaaattggAGATTTTAAAGCTAATACACACAGACATTCCAcgcttatttaaaaatgatatattGAGATCACATTCTTACGTCTAAAGCTATCCCATTCACGGTAAGTCATTCTTTAAGTGACAAAAATAATCACTCTTTTTAtgcttcattatatttttttaccaaatatttttgtgtagcaTAAAATTTCGATTGTCTTACCCATGAATGGTGCTTATAAACTATGTTACATGAATATTGATGGTTGAATTTATTTGGAAAATCTTTAAAGAATAGTAATCTTCAATCTTACAACCTACAAGTATAGTACATAAATCTGTATTAGAAACTTTACTACAGACCAAAGCATGTTGTGATTAAGACAAAGGTTCAATTcattagttgttttttgtaGCGGAAACTTTGTTCAGAATGTTCCAAAAAATTATTCAAGTCATTTTTGTGTGATTATAAAGCTCTAATACAGTATTTCTGTTTAAACTTCACACAAAGggaatattacaaaaatatcaaattttacACATACATGTATATTCTACTGGGACAAGATGTACTACCGAACACACATTGCGATTATAATGTCCagaatataatgtataaatTATTCTCAGCGACATTTAATAGCAACGTCTGTACGTCTCTTTATGCAGTACTTTTTAACATTTGCTCATTGAAATGTGGTTCTTATTGTAATGGCAAGAACGTCTATTTTCCCATAGTCACGGCAAATGTTAAAAATTACTGCATTTCATCTAAAAAGTAACGATCTACCGAAAATTATCACaacaattattatgtatttacaagtttaTGACAAAAACATAGACTAAAATCtagtataaattaaaaactacatgt
The window above is part of the Helicoverpa armigera isolate CAAS_96S chromosome 3, ASM3070526v1, whole genome shotgun sequence genome. Proteins encoded here:
- the LOC110372951 gene encoding methyltransferase-like protein 25B, coding for MTSKIENVKSNLEMSLKVIRKYDWLLDLYVLDFFVDDHWNKLPNTWRETFEHMDPQELGHILSNRPTKQLLPLSFLALIKTIEALTIPRGRQIEFINNKVTATNLDSCKSHPKLKNLFLKHVKLKKRHEISLMADVVVDTALQSNCNSVIDFGSGLGHLVRVLAYRDDLYAAGIECQGQLTEEARKLDLQLEYTVKKHLSAEALSKLRRPLHLNMTLSNHDQLHNLPLPDCMKNYGLIGLHPCGDLGPLLLKHFINSENIKFICVVGCCFMKLSCDGENRGYPMSKYVKSLDSKLSYPSREIACHAIEVYCERLCKGNYEDLKIHAYRAALERILVDHDPKLKHAPVRSIKHSDTMTFEKYCLQALERINVPLPTSPAVLTRGYEDLAQWRRVVVVYTLRLALAPLVETVVLLDRVLYVLEHGISCEIRPVFDPKLSPRNHIIIAKRL